The Calderihabitans maritimus sequence AGAGTAGCAAAACCCTCAAATTCTACGAAAAAAAGAGTTTGGGGGAGTTAGAACCAAAATATTGAGATAGGAGGAATATTTGACATCATAGGGCCTGTAATGATCGGCCCGAGCAGCTCGCACACTGCCGGTGCAGTCCGTCTTGGCTTATGGCTAGGAATATTTTTGGTGAACAACCGGATAAGGTGGAAATCGTACTCCACGGCTCCTTTGCCTCCACAGGCAGGGGCCATGGTACTGACAGGGCTCTGGTGGCAGGGCTTCTGGGCTGGGCACCTGATGATACAAGGCTGCCGCAGTCCTTAAAGACTGCGGCTGAGCTTGGGATGCAGGTAGAGTTTTCTTCTGCTGACCTCGGGGAAGTACACCCCAATACCGCTTTGCTGCGGCTTGAAAAGGGAAAAAACAAGATTGAAATACTGGGGAGTTCCATTGGAGGGGGCAAGATCTTGATCACTAAAATCAATGACATCCAGGTGGAACTCTCAGGAAGTTATGCCACACTGATTGTAGCCCACCGGGACAGGCCCGGTGGGGTTGCGTCAGTAACCAGCATTGTGGCAGACCACAAGGTTAACATTTCTGCCATGCGTGTTTCCCGGCAAAGCAGGGGAGCCCGGATGATGATGATTATCGAAATGGACCAGCTCCCACCGGAAGGAATTGTTCCTGAAATTCTTAGATGCCAGTCAGTCGAACACGCCTTGTTGCTGAAGCCTATTACAGCTTTGGGTGGTGACAAAATTGGACAGAATAACCAGCATTGAACAATAACTGGAGCCTATATTATAAGAAAAATAGTTCGGATCTCTTTTCTAAAAAGTAGATTGATTTTAATAGGGCCATATTCTATTTGGCTAGGCCTATTATATTATTTGAACACAGTAA is a genomic window containing:
- a CDS encoding serine dehydratase beta chain, with amino-acid sequence MARNIFGEQPDKVEIVLHGSFASTGRGHGTDRALVAGLLGWAPDDTRLPQSLKTAAELGMQVEFSSADLGEVHPNTALLRLEKGKNKIEILGSSIGGGKILITKINDIQVELSGSYATLIVAHRDRPGGVASVTSIVADHKVNISAMRVSRQSRGARMMMIIEMDQLPPEGIVPEILRCQSVEHALLLKPITALGGDKIGQNNQH